Part of the Nicotiana sylvestris chromosome 2, ASM39365v2, whole genome shotgun sequence genome, aaagaTTAAAGAGAACTCAAATATTAGAATAAACTATTCAGATCGATGAGTATATGAGAAGCTGAATACAAAAGGCTATGTTTGAGAAACCAAAAACCCTTTTGGGAACTGAAACGGAAAACGCAAAGATCCATTTAAAAGGAAATAAATACAGCGTATTTGGACAATAGTAAATGGAAGGGGGATTCCTTTTTCTTCCTTCACATATCTCTTTCTAGAAAAATTGGATCTTTTACttttcaaaaggaaaaaagaagaagaagaaaaaaagattgGATCTTTTACtattcaaaagaaaaacaaaaagaaaaaaaaagattggatttttggaattgGGTTTATTATGAATGTGAAAGAAAGAAAAGGCAAGAAGGGCGGGGTCCGCGGGGAAACTGATGGGTGAAGTCTTTAATGGTGTTCTCTTCGACGTAAAATTGGTTGAAGAAGAAAGATAAATGACTGATGAGAGAAAATGTAAACTAATTAGAGAATAAATGGGAAAAGGATGAAGCAGTGAATGACAATGAATGGGGGGAAGGAACGAACTGAGGAAGGTGATGCCTGAGATTTTCatatttcaaaagaaaaaattattaataTCATGTAGATTCATAGTACACGTATCTCCACAAAGGACAAAAACTAATAAAGAAATTTGGAATATGAATTATGACACAGAAGAAGAATTTGTGTCGCAGTCTCTCTATACAGCTTCTAGGAGAAAAACGGTTGTTTTAGAACAAACACCATGTTAATCATGTATTATTGAATAAGTCTTTCATATTAATTTGAATTATTGGCGGACCTCCCCGCTAGGCAGTTGCTACACTTCAGCTACAGTTAGTGAGCCCCGCTTACTACCTGGGGTCAAGTATATAATTTTATTATGTATATAGATATTTTGGGTAGGTCGGGCCCTATCTCAACACTTATACAATTTTAAACTATCCTAAAGCCTTCATAGACATATGTTGACGCTTTCAAATATGTATAGATGTTATTACCTAGTTTTCAAACGACTTATGTTTCAAGTCTTTGGTATTCATACCCTCAGTTTTTGTTATGTACAAACAATTCCTTACAGAAACATGTTATTATCTTCTCTTTACAGATGCTCTATGTTTATATGATTGTTATAAATGATATGACAATTTGGTTTGCTCGGTCAAGTTAAGATAGTGGGTGCCAATCTGCCTCACTCAGGTTTGAGGCATGACAGTTTGACTAGGAAATGCTCGACACATGTCGTCCATCATGATAGTCATGTGTCATAAATGTATTTTACCAAGATGATCACGCAATTCAATATAATATTAGAGCATGTGAAGATCACGGGTTGAAGTCTCTGCAACAtctattattaaaaagaattttcaCATCTTGACCCATGAAAGAGAATTAGATATGCACGTGAAGAGGTATGTTAAGAACATAAttgattatataaaaatatatcatCTCTAATAGCTTAATCTTTAAAAGTATATGGTCACATAGTTCAATCGATCTCTTTTAATTTATGTTCGTACTTTACATTCGTGGTCTAAAAATTAGGTAAAACGGATATCTAATCAAGTCAAAAATGATTATCCAAAACATACATTTCCTAGCTCAGTTAATCTCAGAGGGGATGAGCTTAGCTATGAACAACTACATCAACCAAATGTGGATGAGCAACATTCTCCAACCACTAGCTCCATCAATGAACCAAAACCTAGTAAACAACATGCAACAGATGTGGAatatcccaagaaactccaaccAGCAGAAGCCTCAAAATCCACCTCTAAATTTCCATTCTTTGCTCCGGAGGATCTAATGCTCTTCAATCCAGTATTCACACAATGGACTGCTCAGCCCATGCACAACCAACAACACGACTGACAACTAGATCCAATGGAAGAGCAAGCTCCAGTCCAAAATTTTGAAGCATATTTTCTAACATCCAGATTTCCCTAGTATTGTTTCTAACAGCTGGAAAAATAAAGACCTAATGGAAGGAACTGAGtcctttcaaaaaaaatgtgttaGATTGGAAAAAAATAACCTATGGTAATATTTTTgctaagaaaaggaaaattctaGGCAGAATTGATGGGATTCAAAAATCTTCTAATTACCCAACAAGCTACTTCCTTAAAGACTAGGAAACTAATTTGATTGAGGAGTATAATACAATTCTTAAACTAGAAGAAGAGTACTGGAAGCTTCGTTCTAGAGTTAATTGGTTAAATGAAGGTAATGCAAATACCAAGTTTTTTCACATAAAAGCCACCCATAGAAGGAGAAGAAATAATATTGTGTTTTTTAAAGACAACTCAAGGAGTTGGATTGAGGACCAATCCTCCCTAATTAGCCATGTTACACACTACTTCTCCAATATTTTTACAACCTCTCACGATAGGTCTGACTGGCGATATATTAAAATTGATGTTGCCAACTTCTCACATATTGACCTCTCTAACCTAGATAAGCCATTAACAAACCAAGAAATTAGAAAAGTTGTGTTTTCTCTTAAACCCTACAAGGCACTAGGCCCCGATGGGTtataccttttcttttttcaaaaaatttggcACATTCTAGGAAGTAAGGTCATCAATctatgccaaaaaaaaaaaaaattcaacatCAGTAATGCCACATGAGGTTAACAAAACCTATCTCTGCCTAATTCCTAAAATTAATAATGCTAATAGCTTGAAGAAGTTTAGGCCGATAAGTCTTTATAACATGATTTATAAGGAGGTTACTAAAGTAATTGCCAATAGAATCAAACCCTTTCTTAACCAACTGATCAATATACAACAAACTAGCTTCCTAAAGGGTAGAAGAGCTAGTGATAATGCTATCATTATtcaagaatttttaaagaaggtTAATTTAGCCAAAGGGAAGGAAAACTTTTTACTAAAGCTTGATTTGGAAAAAGCTTTCGATAAATTGGAATGGTCTTACATCTATCGGAcgcttaaattttttaaatttcctAGAAAAATTTCTGCCCTTATCCTTAGATGTATTACCACGAGTACTATTTCTATCTTGGTCAATGGTAACAAAACTAAGTAATTCACTCCCACAAGAGGTATTAGACAAGGGGACCCCATGTCACCTTACATATTCATACTTTGTATGGATATGCTTTCTAAGAATATTAACCACCAAGTAGATACAAGGAATTGGGTGCCTATAAAGCTCAATCCTAGCCCCTCCCCCTTATCTCATTTGTTTTTTGCTGATGACCTAACCTTATGGGTGAAGGCAATAGGAAAATAACTAATACAATTTGCAGAAGTATGGAGAATTTTACTTACGTATTCGGGTttaatatcaacaaagaaaaatcaaaattgatCAGGTCGAAGAGCTGTAATCAACACACGCGAGACCTGGCTACTAAAATATTTGAGATTATCATTAGCAAAACCTTTGGTACGTATATAGGGTTTCCAATGCTAAACAACTACCCTAGGCACAAGGATTATCAACCCTTACTTGATAAAATGTGTGCTAAATTAAACAATTGGAATGCTAGGTGGTTAAGTATGGCGGGCAGGTGCACACTAATAACTACTACTTTAAATACACTGCCAAATCACCTAATGCAAATAAGTTTACTTCCCACCAAAACCCTAAAAGAAATAGACAAAATCCAAAGAGATTTCATTTGGGGGACTAcgagggaaaagaaaaaaattcacCTTATTAGATGGAATATGGTTACCAATACAAAGATTAATGGTGGATTGGGTATTAAGAAAGCAAAATCTAAACACATGGCCATCTTAACAAGCTTGGCATGGAGGATACTTACTAatccaacctccctgtgggctcAAACTCTTATTAGCACCTACGGGAAGAGTAAGAGAACAAATGGCACTTCAAATACTTGGAAAAGTCTCTTCAAGGGTTAGACTGTTTGTAATAGGGGCATTAGATAGCCAGTAGATAGACATTCACATATGAACGTCTGGGACTCAAACTGGATCCCGAATATTCTAAGTCTATGTAATAATATTTCAAGACCATTAACTCAAAATGAAGAAAGATTAACTATTAAAGATATTTGGGATAATAAGGGTTGGAATTTAGGAAAAATCTCTTTTGATCTCCCTCAAATTATTACAAACAGTATTAATGCATTAAATCCCAAATACCAAGTCAATGACCCTAACAATCTCATTTAGAGTCTTAACCCTAGCGGTATATTCTCAACAGCCTCTTGCTATAACCTAATTGTTGAGCAAACACCCCATAACCTTTCTTTTAAATGGATTTGGGACATCAAATGTCCTAACAAGTTCAAATTTTTCATATGAAAATTCTACCACAAAAGACTTCCTACAAGAGGCTACCTAGCTAAAATTGGTGTCAATATAAACCCAAACTGCCCAATATGCAAGGACAACACTGAATCGATATACCACATTTTCTGGGAATGCACAATAGCTCAAGCCTTCTGGCAATCCATAGGAGTGTCAATTAACAATCACGGGTAGACCAATAATTGGTATGAATTATTACGAGATGCAACCCctattaaaatataaaattacatAACTTGGAAAGATACACTACCATTTGCTCTTTGGGTCATTTGAAACAACAGAAACCTTAACAACCACAACAATACCAACTCTCACATTAATGTAAAAAAAGTTTTTGATCAAACACTGGAATACACTTTTCTCATATCCAGGGTCGATATTTACAACAAAATCATAAGGATTAATGTAAAATGGCAGCCACCACCAAGAGGTTGGTTTAAGGTTAATATTGATGGTACCTTCAAAAGCAACTATCTGGAAGGAGGTATAAGCGGAGTCATTTGTGATTACAAGGGACAATGGCGGACAGGATACCACAAGAAAATTCAAGCAACATCACCAATAAAAACAGAACTTCAAGCATTTCGGCATGCACTTCAACTAATTATCAGGGAACACATATTCCCAATTGAAGTAGAAACTGATGCCACAGAGGTCATACGTTTTCTTCAGGATGATTACCCAACTTACAATAACTTAATTTATGAATGCAGACGGTTAATGGAAGAGGCATCGAGGCAGGGGACAATCACATTGAAGCATAGCTTCCGTGAAGGGAATATGATGGCTCATCTTTTGGCGAAAGCAGCACTAGTGCAACGTAGCTACAATAAATTATGTATCTATGTTTTACCACCTGAATTTGTTATAGATGTCTATGACAAAGATCAGGATGGATATATATATGTTAGAAGTTGTTCTAGGGACCAATGTGGTCATATAATTGCTTTAGGTAATGACAATGCCTTACAAGGCATAATATTAGCCTATGATGGCATATGTATTAATGACAATGTTAACGGGCATGATCCCTAGTTATGTTTAATATAAGTACCTTTCatgttcaaaaataaaaaaaagggacaGATGGAAAAAGGGAGTTTAATATGAGATTTGGAGTCTTTGCTAGCACATGGAAGCTATAGATTATGGCTCTTGGGGACAAATTGTTAGGTGGTGGATATTTCAGCACAAAAAGAGCATCTTTACGTGCCATAAACAATCTTAGAATTGAGCCCAACCCACgaaaaatggtttttttttaaCTTGCAAGCACTAATCTGCAAAAGAACAAAAGAACACATTATAACAAACATACTTTT contains:
- the LOC104235632 gene encoding uncharacterized protein; the protein is MALQILGKVSSRVRLFVIGALDSQVDIYNKIIRINVKWQPPPRGWFKVNIDGTFKSNYLEGGISGVICDYKGQWRTGYHKKIQATSPIKTELQAFRHALQLIIREHIFPIEVETDATEVIRFLQDDYPTYNNLIYECRRLMEEASRQGTITLKHSFREGNMMAHLLAKAALVQRSYNKLCIYVLPPEFVIDVYDKDQDGYIYVRSCSRDQCGHIIALGNDNALQGIILAYDGICINDNVNGHDP